From a region of the Aeoliella mucimassa genome:
- a CDS encoding winged helix-turn-helix transcriptional regulator, whose product MCRQIKEWGRLPITSSVIVLQDRFKADQVVDCLTNGASDYISGPHFSDERVLLARLHVAVRGYHLAPDDRTVDSDTPLVVGPLTINAITFRVTVADHGDVLLTKLQFHLLSRLARRPGRVFLHDELRHFISQFGGGNPTDQTIKSHMSNLRKRLGPAGGMIKTIRGVGYVLQA is encoded by the coding sequence ATGTGTCGACAAATCAAAGAGTGGGGACGGCTGCCGATCACCTCCTCGGTGATTGTCTTGCAAGATCGGTTTAAGGCCGACCAGGTAGTCGACTGCTTGACTAACGGAGCGAGCGATTACATCTCGGGGCCTCATTTTTCCGACGAACGGGTGTTGCTCGCTCGGCTGCATGTTGCTGTGCGAGGTTATCATTTGGCGCCGGATGACCGCACAGTCGACTCTGACACTCCATTAGTTGTCGGCCCTCTGACGATCAATGCGATAACCTTCCGAGTCACGGTTGCTGACCATGGGGATGTACTACTCACAAAACTTCAGTTTCACTTACTTTCGCGGTTAGCTCGTCGCCCTGGGCGGGTGTTTCTGCACGACGAGCTGCGTCACTTTATTTCGCAGTTTGGTGGAGGGAATCCTACGGACCAGACGATCAAGTCGCACATGTCGAACTTGCGAAAGCGTCTCGGCCCGGCTGGCGGAATGATCAAGACCATTCGCGGTGTCGGCTACGTCTTGCAGGCATAG